From the genome of Pelobacter propionicus DSM 2379, one region includes:
- a CDS encoding DNA-directed RNA polymerase subunit alpha, whose amino-acid sequence MYKNWRDLIRPKQLQFEKESLSDTYGKFFAEPFERGFATTLGNSLRRILLSSLQGSAITSVRIKGVLHEFSAIQGVTEDVTDIILNLKGVRLKLHSVVQATIRVVHTGEGVVKAGDFVVGHNVEIMNPEHHIATCGKDAHFEMDMTVKMGKGYVSADKNRDEKAPVGTIPIDSIFSPIKKVNFTISNARVGQMTDYDKLTLEIWTDGSVKPDDALAYSAKIMKEQLSIFINFDEEAEPQAPEESQDEIDKINENLYRTVEELELSVRSANCLKNAGIKLIGELVSKTEAEMLKTQNFGRKSLNEIKDILSDMGLTFGMKLDSFPEPDMLRRLRGEQNEEE is encoded by the coding sequence ATGTATAAAAACTGGCGCGATCTTATCAGACCTAAGCAATTACAGTTTGAAAAAGAGTCGCTTTCAGATACATACGGTAAATTTTTTGCAGAACCTTTTGAACGTGGTTTTGCTACAACTTTGGGAAATTCTTTGCGGAGAATACTTCTTTCTTCACTTCAGGGTTCCGCAATTACTTCAGTTCGTATAAAGGGTGTTTTGCACGAATTCAGTGCCATCCAAGGTGTTACTGAAGATGTTACAGATATCATTCTTAATCTTAAGGGCGTTCGTCTGAAGCTTCACTCTGTTGTTCAGGCTACTATACGTGTAGTCCATACCGGTGAGGGTGTCGTAAAAGCTGGCGACTTTGTCGTCGGTCATAACGTTGAGATAATGAATCCCGAACACCATATTGCAACATGCGGCAAAGATGCTCATTTTGAAATGGATATGACTGTCAAGATGGGTAAGGGTTATGTCTCGGCTGATAAAAACCGCGATGAAAAAGCCCCGGTTGGTACAATTCCCATTGACTCGATATTTTCTCCGATCAAGAAAGTTAATTTTACCATTTCCAACGCTCGTGTTGGTCAAATGACAGACTATGACAAACTGACCTTAGAGATTTGGACGGATGGAAGTGTCAAGCCTGATGATGCTCTGGCCTATTCCGCAAAAATTATGAAAGAGCAGTTATCTATTTTCATTAATTTTGATGAAGAAGCTGAGCCTCAGGCTCCTGAAGAGTCACAGGATGAAATAGATAAGATAAACGAGAATCTCTACCGTACGGTTGAGGAACTTGAACTTTCTGTACGATCAGCCAATTGCCTTAAGAACGCCGGTATCAAACTTATTGGCGAACTCGTTTCTAAGACTGAGGCTGAAATGTTAAAAACACAGAATTTCGGTCGTAAGTCTCTGAACGAAATCAAAGATATTTTGAGTGATATGGGACTTACGTTTGGTATGAAGCTTGACTCTTTTCCCGAGCCTGATATGTTACGTCGCTTGCGTGGAGAGCAGAACGAAGAAGAATAA
- a CDS encoding YaaR family protein, with product MKIIQTSGLKDLEHKTTKTGNLKRSSTRTFTTELAQKENEYNDYKREVDELKQEIDEAGDRLEREPNLDNLHRFRNLLGQIAKRISAEAYRLNKINGTPQNPRYYEIITVINVEADQLYKLLLDEQRNHMAITEKIIGIKGLVVDLTT from the coding sequence ATGAAGATCATTCAGACTTCGGGTCTCAAGGACCTCGAACATAAGACCACAAAAACCGGAAATCTAAAACGTTCGTCAACAAGGACCTTCACAACTGAGTTGGCCCAAAAGGAAAATGAATACAATGACTATAAGCGGGAAGTTGATGAGTTGAAGCAAGAAATAGACGAAGCAGGGGATAGGCTGGAGCGGGAACCGAATTTAGATAATTTACACAGATTCCGTAATTTATTGGGACAGATTGCGAAGCGAATAAGCGCGGAAGCCTATCGTTTGAATAAAATCAATGGTACGCCCCAAAACCCACGCTATTACGAGATAATAACGGTTATCAATGTAGAGGCAGACCAACTTTACAAATTGCTGCTTGACGAGCAACGCAACCATATGGCAATTACGGAAAAAATAATTGGGATCAAGGGACTCGTCGTCGACCTTACAACGTGA
- a CDS encoding sensor histidine kinase, translated as MGYKLSINERKKRAREAIVIVVALLLILFLTSAEIRLTQLSADTSMGSNIMIFGIINVVVLLVILLVYLVSRNVVKLLLENRSNPVATRLRTKLVVSFVGLSLVPTLLLFFAAAGFINNTVHNWFNTQVETSLSESLEVAQTYYKNSASNTIYYGRQISAIIRSSKLLNQENLPKLEALIRQKQKEYNLGVVEVYSAQQEELVRATNPLVPRGEFTNPASDDIVRALSGNELTRINPVGKADLIRGIVPIYSTWNDRDVVGAVVVNYYVPYSLVNKMKEITESYHEFRQLKIMKNPIRTGYIVTLFLITVVIVFLAYWIAVYLANSMSKPVQELLEATRAVAEGNLDVQIESASLDEIGMLVTSFNRMTTDLRTKQQTLNAVNHELTKINLELDQRRRYMEIVLRNVAAGVISIDREGCITTINKSAEKLLSISNGAVVGRNFRELLQDAHLDIVKDILRDLLLSKQDTINRQIVLDVNGNRLALHLHLNMLRDENGSFVGTVLVLDDLTQVMKVQRMAAWREVARRIAHEIKNPLTPIQLSAQRLRKRYLSRFSDDEKVFDECTEMIIKSVDDLKNLVNEFSNFARMPAIQPEPNDLNDIIREALTLYQQAHRDVQFDFKPDSRLPFLKIDRSQIKRVVINLLENAVAAMDGQGTVRIVSNYDAELRLASFVVVDTGPGIPAEDKPRLFEPYFSTKKTGTGLGLAIVNSVVSDHNGFVRIRDNDPHGACFVVELPAA; from the coding sequence ATGGGATACAAACTGTCAATCAATGAGCGCAAAAAACGTGCCCGTGAAGCAATCGTTATTGTTGTTGCTTTGCTGTTGATTCTCTTTCTAACATCCGCGGAAATACGCCTTACCCAGTTAAGCGCAGATACATCAATGGGCAGCAACATCATGATCTTCGGCATCATCAATGTTGTGGTGTTGTTGGTAATTCTGCTGGTGTATCTGGTAAGCCGTAATGTAGTCAAACTGCTATTGGAGAACCGCTCCAATCCTGTTGCTACACGCCTGAGAACGAAGCTGGTCGTATCGTTTGTGGGTCTGTCCTTGGTGCCGACCTTGTTGCTTTTCTTCGCTGCGGCTGGTTTTATCAACAATACTGTACATAACTGGTTTAACACCCAGGTTGAAACGTCGCTTAGCGAGTCTTTGGAGGTTGCCCAGACCTATTACAAGAACTCGGCGTCCAACACGATTTACTACGGACGTCAGATCAGCGCCATCATCCGCTCCTCGAAACTGCTTAACCAGGAAAATCTGCCCAAGCTTGAAGCGCTAATCAGGCAGAAGCAGAAGGAATATAATCTCGGTGTCGTCGAGGTCTACTCTGCCCAGCAGGAGGAACTAGTTCGCGCCACAAACCCTCTGGTTCCCAGGGGAGAGTTTACCAACCCTGCTTCGGATGATATCGTTCGTGCGCTGTCAGGTAATGAATTGACCAGGATTAACCCGGTCGGCAAGGCTGATCTGATACGGGGAATAGTGCCGATATATTCAACCTGGAATGATCGTGATGTGGTTGGGGCGGTGGTGGTCAATTATTACGTACCCTATTCGCTGGTCAATAAAATGAAGGAAATCACCGAGTCGTACCACGAGTTCCGACAGCTGAAAATTATGAAGAACCCGATACGCACCGGTTATATCGTCACGCTCTTCTTGATTACTGTAGTTATTGTGTTCCTAGCCTATTGGATAGCCGTGTATCTGGCCAACAGTATGTCAAAGCCGGTACAGGAACTGCTTGAGGCAACCCGTGCTGTTGCGGAGGGCAATCTCGACGTACAGATAGAAAGTGCCTCGCTGGACGAAATCGGCATGCTTGTCACTTCGTTCAATCGCATGACCACTGACTTGCGTACTAAGCAGCAGACCTTAAACGCGGTAAACCATGAATTGACCAAGATCAACCTGGAACTGGATCAGCGGCGGCGTTACATGGAGATCGTGCTTCGCAATGTTGCCGCGGGTGTAATCTCCATTGACAGGGAAGGGTGCATTACCACCATTAATAAGTCAGCGGAGAAACTGCTCAGCATCTCAAATGGCGCGGTTGTGGGGCGCAATTTTCGAGAGTTGCTGCAGGATGCCCACCTCGATATCGTTAAGGACATACTGCGCGACCTGCTCCTGTCAAAGCAAGACACCATAAACCGGCAGATCGTTCTCGATGTAAATGGGAACCGGCTGGCACTGCATCTGCATCTGAATATGTTGCGCGATGAAAATGGAAGCTTTGTGGGCACCGTGCTGGTGCTGGACGACCTGACCCAGGTCATGAAGGTGCAGCGCATGGCCGCTTGGCGGGAGGTTGCCAGGCGCATAGCCCATGAGATAAAGAATCCGCTCACCCCGATACAGCTTTCCGCCCAGCGGCTTCGGAAACGCTACCTTTCGCGCTTCAGCGACGATGAAAAGGTCTTTGACGAATGTACGGAAATGATAATAAAGTCGGTGGATGATCTTAAGAATCTGGTGAACGAGTTTTCCAACTTTGCCCGCATGCCCGCCATACAACCGGAGCCCAACGACCTGAACGATATCATTCGTGAGGCGCTGACACTGTACCAGCAGGCACATCGCGATGTGCAGTTCGATTTCAAGCCCGATAGCAGGCTGCCGTTTCTGAAAATTGACCGCAGCCAGATCAAGCGCGTTGTCATCAATCTGCTGGAGAATGCCGTTGCTGCCATGGATGGACAGGGGACGGTCAGGATAGTCTCTAACTACGACGCTGAACTGAGGCTGGCCTCGTTCGTTGTTGTCGATACCGGTCCGGGTATACCTGCCGAGGACAAGCCTCGCCTGTTCGAACCTTATTTCTCAACTAAGAAGACCGGGACTGGCCTCGGCCTGGCTATCGTCAACAGCGTCGTGTCCGATCACAACGGGTTTGTGCGTATCAGGGACAATGATCCCCATGGAGCCTGCTTCGTCGTTGAACTTCCCGCTGCCTGA
- a CDS encoding sigma-54-dependent transcriptional regulator, which translates to MSKLILVVDDENDIRTSLTGILEDEGFLVSCAASGVEALENVCHEIPDIVLLDIWMPGLDGLETLEKLKQLFPHLTVIMISGHGTIETAVRATKLGAFDFIEKPLSLDKVLITVNNALRMGELRVENEELRRVAGYEYELIGESPAMVCLRDQVMRVAPTSLCVLVNGENGSGKERVARSIHYYSKRCARPFVAINCAAIPEELIQNELFGHEKGALGGAPSQKKGKIDLADGGTLFLDEIGDMSLATQSRILGVIQEHCFQRVGGNRSVPADVRVIAASSRDIADEVRNSRFREDLFYLLNVIPLVVPPLRERREDIALLVPHFVEQFNRREGREQKTFSPQAMALLARLDWPGNVRELQNIVERVLIMVPGRMIAAEDLSGLFGDQARILANEEMLQAAAPGTLREAREEFERDFIVRKLEENDWNISRTAETIELKRSNLHRKIKSYGIDVKK; encoded by the coding sequence ATGTCGAAATTAATACTTGTGGTGGATGATGAGAATGATATCCGGACCTCGCTGACAGGAATTCTGGAGGATGAGGGCTTTCTGGTGTCCTGCGCTGCCAGTGGCGTTGAGGCGTTGGAGAACGTGTGCCATGAAATCCCTGATATCGTTCTGCTGGATATCTGGATGCCCGGGCTGGACGGTCTGGAAACGCTGGAAAAGCTGAAGCAATTGTTTCCGCACCTGACGGTCATCATGATCTCCGGTCATGGAACGATCGAGACTGCGGTCAGGGCAACCAAGCTGGGGGCTTTCGACTTCATCGAGAAGCCGCTTTCCCTGGACAAGGTGCTGATCACCGTAAACAATGCCCTGCGCATGGGGGAGTTGCGGGTTGAAAACGAAGAGCTCAGGCGCGTGGCTGGCTATGAATACGAGCTGATCGGCGAGAGCCCGGCCATGGTCTGCTTGCGGGATCAGGTCATGCGTGTTGCTCCGACATCGTTATGCGTCCTGGTAAACGGCGAGAATGGCAGCGGCAAGGAACGGGTTGCCCGCTCAATCCACTACTACAGCAAACGTTGTGCTCGGCCGTTTGTTGCCATCAACTGCGCTGCCATCCCCGAAGAGCTGATCCAGAATGAGTTGTTCGGTCATGAGAAAGGTGCCCTCGGGGGGGCGCCGTCCCAGAAGAAGGGGAAGATCGATCTTGCCGATGGCGGCACACTGTTTCTGGACGAGATCGGTGATATGTCGCTGGCGACACAGTCACGAATCCTGGGCGTCATTCAAGAGCACTGCTTCCAGCGGGTAGGCGGAAACCGGTCAGTGCCGGCGGATGTGCGGGTGATCGCCGCCAGCAGCAGGGACATTGCCGATGAGGTGCGCAACAGTCGCTTCCGCGAGGACCTCTTCTACCTCCTCAACGTCATTCCGTTGGTTGTTCCTCCCCTGCGGGAGAGGAGAGAGGACATCGCGCTTCTGGTGCCGCACTTCGTCGAGCAGTTCAATCGCCGCGAGGGGCGCGAGCAGAAGACGTTTTCTCCGCAAGCCATGGCGCTGCTTGCCCGATTGGACTGGCCCGGAAACGTACGCGAGCTCCAGAACATCGTCGAGCGCGTCCTGATCATGGTCCCCGGCAGGATGATAGCGGCGGAGGATCTCTCCGGGCTGTTTGGTGATCAGGCGCGAATTTTGGCGAATGAGGAGATGCTCCAGGCTGCTGCGCCCGGCACGTTGCGGGAGGCGCGCGAGGAGTTCGAACGGGATTTCATTGTCAGGAAGCTGGAGGAGAACGACTGGAATATCTCGCGCACCGCCGAGACCATCGAATTGAAGCGGAGCAACCTGCACAGGAAAATAAAGAGCTACGGAATAGATGTCAAAAAGTAG
- the trpC gene encoding indole-3-glycerol phosphate synthase TrpC, whose amino-acid sequence MNNTPDTLKKIVAHKYEELRDLKAHTALGELRVRARDMAPTHGFEAALRRKKGQGQTAIIAEVKKGSPSRGLIRADFDPLEIARIYETNGATCLSVLTDQHFFMGRLENLTRIRGEVDLPLLRKDFILDPFQIYEARCAGADAILLITAILELPQMIDYITLARDLSLDILLEVHDERELDVALRTDCTLIGVNNRNLRTFTTDLATTGRLASMLPPEHLLVAESGISTRADIERLAADGADAFLIGESLMRETDIGSQLRILLGNR is encoded by the coding sequence ATGAACAACACACCGGACACATTGAAAAAGATCGTTGCCCACAAGTACGAGGAACTGCGGGACCTCAAGGCGCACACTGCTCTGGGCGAACTCCGTGTACGGGCCAGGGACATGGCGCCGACACACGGATTCGAGGCAGCCCTGCGGCGCAAGAAAGGGCAAGGGCAGACCGCAATAATCGCCGAAGTAAAAAAGGGCTCGCCCAGCAGGGGGCTGATCAGGGCCGATTTCGACCCGCTGGAGATCGCGCGCATCTACGAGACAAACGGAGCCACCTGCCTGTCCGTTCTGACTGACCAGCATTTTTTCATGGGCCGTCTGGAGAATCTAACCAGGATCCGTGGCGAGGTCGACCTGCCACTCCTACGCAAGGATTTCATTCTGGACCCCTTCCAGATATACGAGGCCCGCTGCGCCGGGGCAGACGCTATCCTGCTGATCACCGCTATCCTCGAACTGCCCCAGATGATCGACTACATTACACTGGCACGGGATCTGTCATTGGACATCCTGCTGGAGGTCCATGACGAGCGAGAGTTGGATGTCGCCCTACGCACCGACTGCACCCTGATCGGCGTCAACAACCGTAATCTGCGCACGTTCACGACTGATCTTGCCACCACCGGACGCCTTGCCAGCATGCTGCCGCCAGAACACCTGCTGGTGGCGGAGAGCGGCATTTCCACCCGGGCGGACATTGAGCGCCTCGCGGCCGATGGCGCCGACGCCTTCCTGATCGGCGAGTCACTGATGCGCGAGACGGACATCGGCTCCCAGTTGCGCATACTGCTGGGCAACCGTTAG
- the trpD gene encoding anthranilate phosphoribosyltransferase, which produces MIKKAIARIVEQKDLTEGEMIEVMGQIMTGEATPAQIGAFITALRMKGETIDEITGAARVMREHATRIRAGKDLLDIDRDDINIDRETILDVVGTGGDGTNTFNVSTTVAFVVSACGVKVAKHGNRSVSSLCGSADVLEKLGVNLDITPETVEQCITKIGIGFLFAPALHGAMRYAIGPRREIGIRTIFNILGPLTNPAGADCQVMGVYRPGLVEKLAGVLHRLGCRHGFVVHGMDGMDEITTTTETLIAEVTTSGVSICTIHPEELGFSRCSMDELRGGDATANADIVRSVLQGVAGPRRDIVLINAAYALVAADRAATPEQAIALAAEAIDSGRAMEQLRKLIQITKD; this is translated from the coding sequence ATGATAAAAAAAGCCATTGCGCGCATTGTCGAACAGAAGGATCTGACGGAGGGGGAGATGATCGAGGTCATGGGACAGATCATGACCGGTGAAGCCACCCCGGCGCAGATCGGCGCCTTTATCACCGCCCTGCGCATGAAAGGCGAGACAATCGATGAGATCACCGGCGCCGCCAGGGTCATGAGGGAGCACGCCACACGCATCCGCGCCGGTAAGGACCTGCTGGATATCGATCGCGACGACATCAATATCGACCGGGAAACCATACTGGACGTGGTGGGAACCGGAGGGGACGGAACCAATACATTCAACGTTTCCACCACTGTGGCCTTCGTTGTTTCCGCCTGCGGCGTGAAGGTAGCCAAGCACGGTAACCGCTCAGTCTCCTCCCTGTGCGGCAGTGCTGACGTGCTGGAAAAGTTGGGAGTCAACCTGGATATTACGCCGGAAACCGTCGAACAGTGCATCACCAAAATCGGCATCGGCTTCCTCTTCGCCCCGGCCTTGCACGGAGCCATGCGTTATGCCATCGGCCCCCGCCGCGAGATCGGCATCCGTACGATATTCAACATCCTGGGCCCCCTGACCAATCCGGCAGGCGCCGATTGCCAGGTCATGGGTGTCTACCGTCCCGGCCTGGTGGAAAAACTGGCCGGCGTGCTGCACAGGCTCGGCTGCCGGCACGGTTTCGTGGTACACGGCATGGACGGCATGGATGAAATCACCACCACGACCGAGACCCTGATTGCCGAGGTAACCACCAGCGGCGTCAGTATATGCACCATACACCCGGAGGAACTGGGTTTTAGCCGCTGTTCGATGGATGAGTTGCGCGGTGGAGACGCGACAGCCAACGCGGACATCGTCAGATCCGTCCTGCAGGGCGTTGCCGGCCCCCGGCGTGATATCGTCCTGATCAACGCCGCCTATGCGCTGGTTGCCGCCGACAGGGCGGCAACTCCAGAGCAGGCCATCGCCCTGGCTGCCGAGGCCATCGACAGCGGCCGGGCCATGGAGCAGCTGAGGAAATTGATCCAGATAACGAAGGACTGA
- a CDS encoding response regulator has protein sequence MSTKILLADDSITIQKVIGIIFGSEEYALTVVDNGKAALDRALEVIPDILLIDALMPGMSGYEVCQRVREIPELAAKPILLLTGSFEPFDETKARECGADDFIAKPFESQQIINKVTELCERSALRSFEPLETPPQTASLLQETAPFSPASAEESIVPPNNIWDAFTTSPEEAATPPLVGLEQTSFAVPEPEPIASPWVPIDEKSFQFEEETAADVTTTTYGEPSPVNEFSFADTPFTEPAASVAEPAIAPEIPAVSASTAPADAQHPATATAVTEEQVRAAIASMSKEVIERIVWEIVPDLAETMIREAIQRIREGVHDS, from the coding sequence ATGAGCACCAAGATTCTCCTTGCAGATGACAGCATCACGATCCAGAAGGTGATCGGCATCATTTTCGGGTCTGAAGAGTATGCCCTCACCGTTGTGGACAATGGCAAGGCAGCCCTTGACAGGGCGCTTGAAGTCATTCCCGACATCCTGCTGATCGACGCCCTGATGCCTGGCATGTCAGGCTATGAGGTATGCCAACGTGTCCGCGAGATCCCCGAACTGGCCGCCAAGCCAATCCTGCTTCTGACCGGCTCCTTCGAACCGTTCGACGAGACAAAGGCGCGGGAATGCGGCGCCGACGACTTCATCGCAAAGCCGTTTGAATCCCAGCAGATCATCAACAAGGTCACCGAACTGTGCGAGCGGAGCGCATTGCGTTCCTTCGAACCACTTGAGACACCGCCGCAGACGGCATCCCTCCTTCAAGAAACGGCACCCTTCTCCCCCGCCTCAGCAGAGGAGAGCATCGTTCCCCCCAATAACATCTGGGACGCCTTTACCACGTCTCCCGAAGAGGCGGCAACGCCCCCCCTGGTCGGACTCGAGCAGACGTCTTTTGCAGTGCCGGAACCGGAACCGATCGCCTCTCCCTGGGTTCCCATCGACGAAAAGAGCTTTCAGTTTGAAGAGGAAACCGCGGCCGACGTGACCACCACGACCTATGGCGAGCCGTCCCCGGTAAACGAGTTTTCCTTCGCCGACACGCCCTTCACCGAACCTGCCGCATCGGTTGCCGAGCCTGCCATAGCGCCCGAGATCCCCGCTGTTTCGGCCAGCACTGCCCCTGCGGATGCGCAGCATCCGGCAACGGCGACAGCAGTGACAGAAGAGCAGGTGCGGGCAGCCATCGCGTCCATGTCGAAAGAGGTCATCGAGCGGATCGTCTGGGAGATCGTCCCGGACCTGGCGGAAACGATGATACGAGAGGCGATCCAGAGGATCAGGGAGGGAGTCCACGATTCCTGA
- a CDS encoding serine hydrolase domain-containing protein, whose product MRAVCIFFTTIILISWALIISASDDLPLAGHATTIDDLLEQAISQGLIAGGVVVVGNHAGVLHSTARGRIPVTANRAQLDDATLFDLASLTKVLATTPAVMKLLEEGRISLMDPLTRWFPEFEGSGREDITILNLMTHTSGLHDITIPSAVPIATVIREVATQKTWRQPGQHFLYADINFILLGELVQRVSGSRLDVFCVQHIYAPLGLHETMFLPPPQLSTSVAPTLTNAQQFVSGVVQDTNARNLGGVAGHAGLFGSAYDMARFARLILCGGILDGHRIFSERTVAQMTAPYFYSNGRVVRGLGWDITSPYSTPRGSYFSEMSFGHTGYSGSSLWIDPQRDLFAIVLTIRLDYRNIRLFNRLRGDISTLAVAAFHDATPAHANGVRQPGR is encoded by the coding sequence GTGCGCGCCGTATGCATTTTTTTCACAACAATCATCCTCATCTCATGGGCCTTAATCATCTCCGCCTCCGACGATCTCCCACTTGCCGGGCACGCAACCACCATCGACGACCTCCTTGAGCAGGCCATATCACAGGGCCTGATCGCCGGCGGCGTGGTGGTAGTCGGCAACCACGCCGGCGTGCTCCACAGCACGGCGCGGGGACGCATCCCGGTTACTGCGAACAGGGCTCAACTGGATGACGCAACACTCTTCGACCTGGCCTCGCTGACAAAGGTGCTGGCCACCACGCCGGCGGTCATGAAACTGCTGGAAGAGGGGCGCATCTCCCTGATGGACCCGTTGACCCGCTGGTTTCCCGAATTCGAAGGGTCAGGGCGAGAGGACATCACCATCCTCAACCTGATGACCCACACATCGGGCCTCCACGACATCACCATCCCCAGCGCGGTTCCCATTGCCACCGTCATCAGGGAGGTGGCGACCCAGAAAACCTGGCGCCAGCCGGGACAGCACTTTCTCTATGCCGACATCAACTTCATCCTGCTGGGGGAACTGGTGCAACGGGTTTCCGGCTCGCGCCTGGACGTTTTCTGCGTCCAGCACATCTATGCTCCGCTGGGCCTCCATGAAACCATGTTCCTCCCACCGCCCCAGCTGTCGACTTCCGTTGCACCTACCCTGACGAACGCGCAACAGTTCGTCAGCGGGGTTGTGCAGGATACCAATGCGCGCAACCTGGGTGGCGTTGCCGGGCATGCGGGACTTTTCGGCTCGGCATACGACATGGCCCGCTTTGCCCGCCTCATACTCTGCGGTGGCATCCTGGACGGCCATCGGATTTTCTCAGAGCGCACCGTGGCACAGATGACAGCCCCCTACTTCTACAGTAACGGCAGGGTCGTGCGCGGCCTGGGCTGGGACATCACCTCTCCCTATTCAACCCCCCGGGGGAGTTATTTCTCCGAGATGTCCTTTGGCCACACCGGCTACAGCGGTTCATCGCTCTGGATCGATCCCCAGCGGGACCTGTTCGCGATCGTCCTGACAATACGCCTTGACTACCGGAATATACGGCTGTTCAATCGCCTGCGCGGGGATATCTCCACGCTCGCCGTAGCCGCATTCCACGATGCCACACCCGCGCATGCCAACGGGGTACGGCAGCCCGGCCGATGA
- the argJ gene encoding bifunctional glutamate N-acetyltransferase/amino-acid acetyltransferase ArgJ, with protein MDIKGFRFSAVEAAIKKPGRKDLALIFSEVPASACAVFTVNAVKAAPVLLSMEHIKGGSAQAVVVNSGNANACTGDAGMIVARETANLVAQGLGISDQAVQVSSTGVIGVPMPMKRIRDAIPPLIEGLSSGTLDDVAQAIMTTDTFPKMEAREAEVRGTSYTVAGIAKGSGMIMPNMATMLSYIISDAAVEPAFQERAFRKAVAQSFNAITVDGDMSTNDTCLLMANGMADNDLIREGTAEGDAFEALLNDVLLSLAKQIARDGEGATKFVEVRVSGARGDDDARLAARAIANSCLVKTAFYGQDANWGRIFAAVGYSGAEVDQSLLSLSFDGVLMARNGIFAGGDAEQRGTEVLRKREFTVSVDLGLGNGSATVYTSDLSHDYVSINADYRT; from the coding sequence ATGGATATCAAAGGTTTCCGCTTCTCGGCCGTTGAAGCCGCCATCAAAAAGCCGGGGCGCAAGGATCTGGCCCTGATCTTCTCCGAAGTTCCCGCCAGCGCCTGCGCCGTTTTCACCGTCAATGCCGTCAAGGCCGCGCCGGTGCTGCTCTCCATGGAGCATATCAAAGGCGGCAGCGCCCAGGCGGTGGTTGTCAACAGCGGCAACGCCAATGCCTGCACCGGTGATGCGGGAATGATCGTGGCTCGCGAGACAGCCAACCTGGTCGCCCAGGGCCTGGGCATCTCCGACCAGGCGGTCCAGGTCTCGTCCACCGGCGTCATCGGGGTACCCATGCCGATGAAACGCATCCGGGACGCGATCCCTCCCCTCATCGAAGGGCTCTCTAGCGGCACGCTGGATGACGTTGCCCAGGCAATCATGACCACCGACACCTTCCCCAAGATGGAGGCCCGCGAAGCAGAGGTCCGTGGCACAAGCTACACGGTGGCCGGTATTGCCAAGGGTTCCGGTATGATCATGCCCAACATGGCCACCATGCTGTCCTATATCATCAGCGATGCAGCCGTAGAACCGGCCTTCCAGGAAAGGGCCTTCCGGAAAGCGGTGGCCCAATCCTTCAACGCCATCACCGTTGACGGCGACATGTCCACCAACGACACCTGTCTGCTCATGGCCAACGGCATGGCGGACAACGACCTCATCAGGGAGGGAACAGCGGAGGGAGACGCCTTCGAGGCACTTCTCAACGACGTGCTCCTCTCCCTGGCGAAGCAGATCGCCAGGGACGGCGAGGGCGCCACCAAGTTCGTGGAGGTGCGCGTCAGCGGTGCCCGCGGCGACGACGACGCCAGACTGGCGGCCCGGGCCATTGCCAATTCCTGCCTGGTAAAAACCGCATTCTACGGCCAGGATGCCAACTGGGGACGCATCTTTGCGGCTGTCGGCTACTCCGGCGCCGAGGTGGATCAGTCGCTGCTCTCACTCAGCTTCGATGGCGTCCTCATGGCACGCAACGGCATCTTCGCTGGCGGGGATGCCGAGCAGCGCGGCACCGAGGTACTCAGGAAGCGAGAGTTCACCGTCAGCGTTGACCTGGGCCTGGGCAACGGCAGCGCCACGGTCTACACGTCTGATCTTTCCCACGATTATGTCAGCATCAACGCGGATTATCGCACCTGA